A region from the Vicia villosa cultivar HV-30 ecotype Madison, WI linkage group LG3, Vvil1.0, whole genome shotgun sequence genome encodes:
- the LOC131659436 gene encoding putative FBD-associated F-box protein At1g50980: MTSSQQPIPTANTVSGLPDSTPADKISSLPDSTPPDKISSLPDSTPPDKISSLPDSTPPDKISSLPDSTPPDKISSLPDSTPPDKISSLPDSTPPDKISSLPDSTPPDKISSLPDSTPPDKISSLPDSTPPDKISSLPDSTLPDRISDLPDSTLCHILSFLSTKQAASTSVLSKRWKPLWLSVLTLHFDDTSFKFPVNFLSGVYSTMQQQDTTLPIHSFSFICRQHSLCKQNDINQFIEFVLERGVQNFTLHLMVPFWNLSTELPQSIVNCETLEVLKLKGIKVGYFSHLQDLHLPKLKTLHLNHIFCKCNQLLYSLLLGCPLNIPSSYVNLVFFHTTPMFQRLTHLELSFEAIGWYDRCMWLLEILKHSPKLQSLIIQDTRVMELWGDKCWEDPEIVPECLSSNLKTCCISGYEGNKWDFKFAKYIIENSKVLNTMTIHSERSFGIYDKYQMLGELSSCARGSTTCKLLFD; the protein is encoded by the exons ATGACGTCTTCACAGCAACCCATTCCGACGGCCAATACTGTCAGCGGCTTGCCGGATTCAACTCCGGCCGATAAAATCAGCAGCTTACCGGATTCAACTCCGCCCGATAAAATCAGCAGCTTACCGGATTCAACTCCGCCCGATAAAATCAGCAGCTTACCGGATTCAACTCCGCCCGATAAAATCAGCAGCTTACCGGATTCAACTCCGCCCGATAAAATCAGCAGCTTACCGGATTCAACTCCGCCCGATAAAATCAGCAGCTTACCGGATTCAACTCCGCCCGATAAAATCAGCAGCTTACCGGATTCAACTCCGCCCGATAAAATCAGCAGCTTACCGGATTCAACTCCGCCCGATAAAATCAGCAGCTTACCGGATTCAACTCCGCCCGATAAAATCAGCAGCTTACCGGATTCAACTCTGCCCGATAGAATCAGCGACTTGCCGGATTCAACTCTGTGTCATATACTCTCTTTTCTGTCAACCAAACAAGCTGCATCCACAAGTGTGCTCTCAAAGAGATGGAAACCACTCTGGCTCTCAGTCTTAACCCTACATTTCGACGACACATCCTTCAAATTTCCTGTTAACTTTCTCAGTGGAGTGTACTCGACAATGCAGCAGCAAGACACCACACTACCAATCCATTCGTTTAGCTTCATATGTCGTCAACATTCTCTTTGCAAACAAAATGATATCAATCAATTTATTGAGTTCGTCCTAGAAAGAGGAGTACAAAACTTCACACTCCACCTAATGGTTCCATTTTGGAATCTATCAACTGAATTACCTCAAAGCATTGTCAATTGTGAGACACTAGAGGTTCTTAAGTTGAAGGGCATCAAGGTTGGATATTTTTCTCATCTGCAGGATTTACATTTACCCAAACTTAAGACTCTCCATTTGAATCACATCTTTTGTAAATGTAATCAACTATTGTATAGTCTTTTATTAGGATGCCCACTC AATATACCCTCATCTTACGTCAATCTTGTCTTCTTCCACACTACTCCCATGTTTCAAAGATTGACTCACTTGGAGCTTAGCTTTGAAGCTATCGGTTGGTATGATAGGTGCATGTGGTTGCTAGAAATACTCAAACATTCTCCCAAACTTCAAAGTCTTATCATTCAG GATACTAGAGTTATGGAATTGTGGGGTGACAAATGTTGGGAGGATCCAGAAATTGTTCCAGAATGTCTTTCTTCTAATCTTAAAACTTGTTGCATTAGTGGTTACGAAGGCAACAAATGGGATTTCAAATTTGCAAAATATATAATAGAGAATTCAAAAGTTCTCAACACTATGACAATTCACAGTGAACGTTCCTTTGGTATATATGACAAGtatcaaatgttaggggaattatCTTCGTGTGCAAGGGGCTCTACAACATGCAAACTTTTATTTGATTGA